A genomic window from Thunnus maccoyii chromosome 2, fThuMac1.1, whole genome shotgun sequence includes:
- the golga7ba gene encoding golgin A7 family, member Ba produces the protein MQGLVPTATDGNMATEFHNLQELRHSASLANKVFIQRDYSEGTTCKFQTKFPSELESRIERTLFEDTVKTLNNYYAEAEKIGGQSYLEGCLACATAYLIFLCMETRYEKVLKKIAKYIQEQNEKIYAPRGLLITDPIERGMRVIEISIYEDRGSSGSSSGSSSVSGSTAR, from the exons ATGCAGGGACTCGTCCCTACGGCCACGGATGGCAACATGGCGACAGAG TTCCACAACCTGCAGGAGTTGAGGCACAGTGCATCTCTGGCCAACAAAGTCTTCATCCAGAGAGACTATAGCGAGGGAACCACCTGCAAGTTCCAGACCAAGTTCCCCTCTGAGCTGGAGAGCAGG ATTGAGCGGACACTGTTTGAGGACACTGTGAAGACACTGAATAACTACTACGCAGAGGCAGAAAAGATTGGAGGCCAGTCCTATCTGGAGGGTTGTCTGGCCTGTGCTACAGCATATCTTATCTTCCTCTGCATGGAGACACGCTATGAGAAG GTATTGAAGAAGATAGCCAAGTACATTCAGGAGCAGAATGAGAAGATCTATGCTCCCAGAGGTCTGCTCATCACAGATCCCATAGAGAGGGGAATGCGTGTT ATAGAGATTTCCATCTATGAAGACCGGGGCTCCAGTGGCTCCAGCTCaggcagcagctctgtgtcCGGCAGCACCGCTCGATGA